Proteins encoded by one window of Candidatus Krumholzibacteriia bacterium:
- a CDS encoding class II aldolase/adducin family protein, with amino-acid sequence MVLVPESIRRDVLHVCRRLYERGLVAGTDGNVSVRLGKDRILATPTGMSKGFLEASDLVVCDLQGRQLEGKRRLTTEIKIHLAVYTQREDVCAVVHAHPPHATAFAVARRPLEERLMPEAYIAVGKVALTEYGTPSTEELEASIRPAAKEHDAILLANHGAVTLGRDVIGAYHRMEALEQLARISLLTQMLGGAQRLSPEEIARLESIRGVYGSAPPNLPCYHCGWTPESPPAASERGSESSAGARRKTYTEPEVHWAGNPPVWERHAATDKEAQVRDLARRALREVREGS; translated from the coding sequence ATGGTCCTCGTTCCCGAGTCGATCCGTCGCGACGTCTTGCACGTCTGCAGGAGGCTGTACGAACGCGGCCTGGTGGCCGGCACCGATGGCAACGTCTCCGTCCGGCTGGGCAAGGACCGGATCCTGGCGACGCCCACCGGCATGAGCAAGGGCTTCCTGGAGGCTTCCGACCTCGTCGTCTGCGATCTGCAGGGCCGGCAGCTGGAAGGCAAACGCCGCCTGACGACGGAGATCAAGATCCATCTCGCCGTGTACACGCAGCGCGAGGACGTCTGCGCCGTCGTCCACGCCCACCCGCCGCACGCGACCGCCTTCGCCGTGGCGCGGCGGCCCCTCGAGGAGCGCTTGATGCCAGAGGCCTACATCGCCGTCGGCAAGGTGGCGCTGACGGAATACGGCACGCCCTCCACGGAAGAACTGGAAGCGAGCATCCGCCCGGCAGCGAAGGAGCACGATGCCATCCTGCTCGCCAACCACGGTGCGGTGACGCTGGGGCGCGACGTGATCGGCGCCTACCACCGCATGGAGGCGCTGGAGCAGCTGGCGCGGATTTCCTTGCTGACACAGATGCTCGGCGGCGCCCAGCGGCTGAGCCCCGAGGAGATCGCGCGCCTCGAGTCCATCCGCGGCGTCTACGGCAGCGCGCCGCCCAACCTGCCTTGCTACCACTGCGGCTGGACTCCGGAATCGCCGCCGGCAGCCTCAGAGCGCGGCAGCGAGTCGAGCGCCGGAGCGCGGCGGAAGACGTACACCGAGCCCGAGGTGCACTGGGCCGGCAATCCTCCTGTTTGGGAACGGCACGCCGCGACGGACAAAG
- a CDS encoding response regulator transcription factor: MLAQRPLRILVVDDNIQEQQLLKMKLETLGATLIQVRHGRLGIMTAQKADPDIIILDLGTSDMPGLEVLRHLKAVKRTSGIPVICISANQDESQRLRALRLNADWYLPKPFRFSEMLARLRYHAQEIAARSTQPSGQMSVDGMRKNVMRTSVDSMSDLQDIRKALHGLKGYVGADDYYLNSKLETCFRNLLRIESRLKEFRDWSANRAKAPASAQRPAPTATYEIDDTPPLPEGRNSEGPQGSGPSPS; the protein is encoded by the coding sequence ATGTTGGCTCAACGCCCGCTGCGCATCCTGGTCGTCGACGACAACATCCAGGAGCAGCAGCTCCTGAAGATGAAGCTCGAGACGCTCGGCGCCACGCTCATCCAAGTCCGGCATGGTCGCTTGGGGATCATGACGGCGCAGAAAGCGGATCCGGATATCATCATCCTGGATCTCGGAACATCGGACATGCCCGGGCTGGAAGTCCTGCGGCACTTGAAAGCGGTGAAGCGCACGTCGGGGATCCCGGTGATCTGCATCTCCGCCAATCAAGACGAGTCCCAGCGCCTGCGCGCCCTGCGCTTGAATGCCGACTGGTACTTGCCGAAACCCTTCCGGTTTTCCGAGATGCTGGCGCGGCTGCGCTATCACGCCCAGGAAATCGCCGCGCGCAGCACCCAGCCCAGCGGCCAGATGAGCGTGGACGGCATGCGCAAGAACGTCATGCGTACGTCAGTGGACTCGATGTCCGACCTGCAAGACATCCGCAAGGCCTTGCATGGCCTCAAGGGCTACGTCGGAGCCGACGACTACTACCTGAACAGCAAGCTCGAGACCTGTTTCCGCAACCTGCTCCGCATCGAGTCGCGCCTGAAGGAATTCCGGGACTGGAGCGCCAACCGCGCCAAGGCGCCGGCGAGCGCCCAGCGGCCGGCACCGACGGCCACCTACGAGATCGACGACACTCCGCCTCTCCCGGAGGGGCGGAACAGCGAGGGCCCGCAAGGAAGCGGCCCCTCTCCGAGCTGA
- a CDS encoding nitrilase-related carbon-nitrogen hydrolase, with product MPRIVRCGLVQAACDQTQGPAAEIKAAALAKHQKFIEEAAGKGVQVLCLQEIFFGPYFCAEQDPKWYQLAEPIPGPTVAWAQGLAKKHAMVLVVPIYEEAMTGVYYNTAAVVDADGSLLGIYRKNHIPHLKGFWEKFYFKPGNLGYPTFKTRHARVGVYICYDRHFPEGARILGLNGAEIVFNPSATVAGLSKYLWELEQPAHAVANGYFMGAINRVGVEPPWEAGKFYGSSYFCDPRGQFLVKGSEDREELVVADLDLEMIEQVRQTWQFFRDRRPETYGEMTSQLP from the coding sequence ATGCCACGGATCGTGCGCTGCGGCCTCGTGCAGGCGGCTTGCGACCAGACCCAGGGGCCTGCCGCGGAGATCAAGGCGGCGGCTCTGGCCAAGCATCAGAAGTTCATCGAGGAGGCGGCCGGCAAAGGGGTGCAGGTGCTCTGCCTGCAGGAAATCTTCTTCGGCCCCTACTTCTGCGCCGAACAGGACCCGAAGTGGTACCAGCTGGCCGAGCCCATCCCGGGCCCGACGGTGGCGTGGGCCCAGGGCCTGGCGAAGAAGCACGCCATGGTTCTCGTCGTCCCCATCTACGAGGAGGCGATGACCGGCGTCTACTACAACACCGCCGCCGTGGTGGATGCGGATGGCAGCCTCCTCGGGATCTACCGCAAGAACCACATCCCGCATTTGAAGGGCTTCTGGGAAAAGTTCTACTTCAAGCCGGGCAATCTGGGTTACCCCACCTTCAAGACGCGGCACGCCCGCGTGGGCGTCTACATCTGCTACGACCGTCATTTCCCGGAGGGCGCCCGCATCCTGGGTTTGAACGGCGCCGAGATCGTCTTCAATCCCTCCGCCACCGTGGCGGGGCTGTCGAAGTATCTCTGGGAGCTGGAACAGCCGGCGCACGCCGTCGCCAACGGGTACTTCATGGGGGCCATCAACCGCGTCGGCGTCGAACCACCCTGGGAAGCGGGAAAGTTCTACGGCAGCAGCTATTTCTGCGATCCCCGCGGCCAGTTCCTGGTGAAGGGCAGCGAGGATCGCGAGGAGCTGGTGGTGGCGGATCTCGACCTCGAGATGATCGAGCAAGTGCGGCAGACCTGGCAGTTCTTCCGCGACCGGCGCCCGGAGACCTACGGCGAGATGACGTCGCAGCTGCCGTAG
- a CDS encoding aspartate aminotransferase family protein: MPRTPEELVKLKEEYLLPCVKHYYERPMNLVRGSMQYLYDSTGKEYLDFFAGILSVNSGHSNPQINAAVHAQVDQLQHVSTVYLIEPMLEFAQELAALAPGALQKSFFCNSGTEAIDTALLTAKLHTGCEDIIALRHSYHGRSHVAIGVSGQKPWRLPVATMGNVHFTHNAYCYRCAFGLTYPSCELRCARDIEELLQTATSGRIAAFIAEPIQGVGGFITPPPEYFSVIFEIVKRYGGVTIADEVQTGWGRTGKHLFGIQHWNVEPDTMVFAKGLGNGYAIGAFITKREIADAYKGPNISTFGGNPISMVAALANVEYIREHDLVGNAERMGALLWDGMLELKEKHRLIGDVRGKGLMVGVELVRDRTSKAPAAEETARVMELCKDDGVLIGRGGIYSNVLRLTPPLVVNADDVRRALRALDAAFTAVEKTLSLA, translated from the coding sequence GTGCCGCGCACTCCCGAAGAGCTGGTGAAGCTCAAGGAGGAATACCTCCTCCCCTGCGTCAAGCATTACTACGAGCGGCCCATGAACCTGGTGCGCGGCTCGATGCAGTATCTCTATGACAGCACGGGAAAGGAGTACCTGGATTTTTTCGCCGGCATCCTGTCGGTGAACAGCGGCCACTCGAACCCGCAGATCAACGCCGCGGTGCATGCGCAAGTGGACCAGCTGCAGCACGTGTCCACGGTCTATCTCATCGAGCCGATGCTGGAGTTCGCCCAGGAGCTGGCGGCGCTGGCGCCGGGAGCGCTGCAGAAATCCTTCTTCTGCAACAGTGGCACCGAGGCCATCGATACGGCGCTGCTCACCGCGAAGCTCCACACCGGCTGCGAGGACATCATCGCCCTCCGCCACTCGTACCACGGGCGCTCGCACGTGGCCATCGGCGTTTCCGGGCAGAAGCCCTGGCGTCTCCCCGTGGCCACCATGGGCAACGTCCACTTCACCCACAACGCCTATTGCTATCGTTGTGCTTTCGGCCTCACCTACCCATCCTGCGAGCTGCGCTGCGCCCGCGACATCGAGGAGCTGCTGCAGACCGCCACCAGCGGCCGCATCGCGGCCTTCATCGCCGAACCGATCCAGGGAGTCGGGGGCTTCATCACCCCGCCGCCCGAGTACTTCTCCGTCATCTTCGAGATTGTGAAGCGCTACGGTGGCGTCACCATCGCCGACGAGGTGCAAACGGGCTGGGGTCGCACGGGCAAGCACCTCTTCGGCATCCAGCACTGGAACGTCGAGCCCGACACCATGGTCTTCGCCAAGGGTCTGGGGAACGGCTACGCCATCGGCGCTTTCATCACCAAGAGGGAGATCGCCGACGCCTACAAGGGCCCGAACATCAGCACCTTCGGCGGCAACCCCATCAGCATGGTGGCGGCGCTGGCCAACGTGGAATACATCCGCGAGCACGACCTGGTGGGGAACGCCGAGCGCATGGGGGCGCTGCTCTGGGACGGCATGCTGGAGCTGAAGGAGAAGCACCGGCTGATCGGGGACGTGCGCGGCAAGGGTCTCATGGTGGGGGTGGAGCTCGTCCGCGACCGCACGAGCAAGGCGCCGGCGGCGGAAGAGACCGCCCGCGTCATGGAGCTCTGCAAGGACGACGGCGTGCTCATTGGTCGCGGAGGCATCTA